A single window of Jiangella alkaliphila DNA harbors:
- a CDS encoding winged helix-turn-helix transcriptional regulator, producing MRRPQPDPLSDVFNSDCPGRRVLDRVTSRWGVLVLAALSDGPLRFYLLRDRIGGISERMLSLKLRELTRDGMVLRTVEPTVPPRVSYELSPLGRELTVPLQGLLDWIALRTHDVVAAQEAYDAAGR from the coding sequence GTGAGGCGTCCCCAGCCCGATCCGCTGAGTGACGTGTTCAACAGCGACTGTCCCGGCCGCCGCGTGCTCGACCGCGTCACCAGCCGGTGGGGCGTCCTCGTGCTCGCTGCGCTGAGTGATGGGCCGCTGCGGTTCTACCTACTGCGCGACCGCATCGGCGGCATCAGCGAGCGGATGCTCTCGCTCAAGCTGCGCGAGCTGACCCGCGACGGCATGGTGCTGCGCACGGTCGAGCCCACGGTGCCGCCGCGGGTCAGTTACGAGCTCAGCCCGCTGGGCCGCGAGCTGACCGTCCCGCTGCAGGGCCTGCTGGACTGGATCGCCCTGCGCACCCACGACGTCGTCGCGGCACAGGAGGCGTACGACGCCGCCGGGCGCTAG
- a CDS encoding DsbA family oxidoreductase, producing the protein MEKITVDIWSDIVCPWRHLGKRRFDLALAGFERADDVDVRLRAFELDPHGRPDDPRTTPERMRDDLGMTPQQAAAGLRRITAMAADAGLDYHLDRARPVNSFDAHRLVQYAASAGVGDRVQDRLLRAFTSEGVNIADRGELVRLAAEAGLDADAAARMLAGDAHADDVRADEELGRRVGVSGVPTFLVGGRFLLAGAQPVEVFADALRRAGEQDATP; encoded by the coding sequence GTGGAGAAGATCACCGTAGACATCTGGTCCGACATCGTCTGCCCGTGGCGCCACCTCGGGAAGCGCCGATTCGACCTCGCACTCGCCGGTTTCGAGCGTGCCGACGACGTCGACGTGCGGCTGCGCGCCTTCGAGCTGGACCCGCACGGGCGTCCCGACGACCCGCGCACGACCCCGGAGCGGATGCGCGACGACCTCGGCATGACGCCGCAGCAGGCGGCGGCCGGGCTGCGCCGGATCACCGCGATGGCCGCAGACGCCGGCCTGGACTACCACCTCGACCGCGCCCGCCCGGTGAACAGCTTCGACGCGCACCGGCTCGTCCAGTACGCCGCGAGCGCCGGGGTCGGCGACCGGGTGCAGGACCGGCTGCTGCGCGCGTTCACCAGCGAGGGCGTGAACATCGCCGACCGCGGCGAGCTGGTCCGGCTGGCCGCCGAGGCGGGCCTGGACGCGGACGCAGCCGCCCGGATGCTGGCCGGCGACGCGCACGCGGACGACGTCCGCGCGGACGAGGAGCTGGGCCGCCGGGTGGGCGTCAGCGGCGTGCCGACGTTCCTGGTCGGAGGGCGCTTCCTGCTGGCCGGCGCGCAGCCGGTCGAGGTGTTCGCCGACGCGCTGCGCCGGGCCGGCGAGCAGGACGCGACGCCCTGA
- a CDS encoding glycosyltransferase, which produces MSPTARTPDAVPRQDWTTVQVPELGTWTPTLTVTVVLPAKDCQDELELTLAALAAQSYPAELLDVIVVDDASAEPLRLPAVHPARARVLRLPPGDGHGSGRARHAGAEAATGDIVLFLDADIVATRTHVEAHARWHHTAADAVVLGHKLFVDFDDITAADVLAAARDDTFDRLLEGRKQKKHTWLEDFIREAGRLTTYADDTFIAVVGASVSAPRSLYTESGGFSTFGLRGIVDTEFGYRIFTAGAVIVPEPAARSYHQGTRNFAVRGDEIKRERSGLAANHLPIPLFRPSDVGRMWQVPVVHAVVDASGGTPEDVQVTVDSLLASAYTDLVVTVSPSKELPRWIEDYFAADARVRFAPEPVRTGFPAPFSLIVPAGAAVGRSAVGSLLALSASEQVGLVRATVSDEPGPPVELWATRALHRARRHAGTDGLDETARRLFGVHWVSGAEIGVRPAVVGVTKQGMLVEASAAD; this is translated from the coding sequence ATGTCGCCCACGGCGCGGACGCCGGACGCCGTACCCCGTCAGGACTGGACCACCGTCCAGGTGCCCGAGCTCGGCACCTGGACACCGACTCTGACGGTGACGGTGGTGCTCCCGGCGAAGGACTGTCAGGACGAGCTGGAGCTCACGCTGGCCGCGCTCGCGGCGCAGTCCTACCCGGCCGAACTGCTGGACGTCATCGTCGTCGACGACGCATCCGCCGAGCCGCTGCGGCTGCCCGCCGTCCACCCTGCGCGGGCCCGCGTGCTGCGGCTGCCGCCCGGCGACGGGCACGGGTCCGGGCGGGCCCGGCACGCCGGCGCCGAGGCCGCCACCGGCGACATCGTGCTGTTCCTCGACGCCGACATCGTCGCCACGCGGACGCACGTCGAGGCGCACGCCCGGTGGCACCACACTGCCGCCGACGCCGTCGTGCTCGGGCACAAGCTGTTCGTCGACTTCGACGACATCACCGCCGCCGACGTCCTCGCCGCCGCCCGCGACGACACGTTCGACCGGCTGCTCGAGGGCCGCAAGCAGAAGAAGCACACCTGGCTCGAGGACTTCATTCGCGAGGCCGGCCGGCTCACCACGTACGCCGACGACACCTTCATCGCCGTGGTCGGCGCCAGCGTGTCGGCGCCGCGGTCGCTGTACACCGAGAGCGGCGGCTTCTCGACGTTCGGGCTGCGCGGCATCGTCGACACCGAGTTCGGCTACCGCATCTTCACCGCCGGTGCCGTGATCGTCCCCGAGCCGGCGGCGCGCAGCTACCACCAGGGCACCCGCAACTTCGCCGTCCGCGGCGACGAGATCAAGCGGGAGCGGTCCGGGCTGGCCGCCAACCACCTGCCGATCCCGCTGTTCCGCCCGTCCGACGTCGGACGCATGTGGCAGGTGCCGGTCGTGCACGCGGTCGTCGACGCCTCCGGCGGGACGCCCGAGGACGTCCAGGTCACCGTCGACAGCCTGCTGGCCTCGGCCTACACCGACCTCGTCGTCACGGTGTCGCCGAGCAAGGAGCTGCCGCGCTGGATCGAGGACTACTTCGCCGCCGACGCCCGGGTGCGGTTCGCGCCCGAGCCCGTCCGCACCGGCTTCCCGGCGCCGTTCTCGCTGATCGTGCCCGCCGGCGCGGCCGTCGGCCGGTCAGCGGTCGGGTCGCTGCTGGCGCTGTCGGCGTCCGAGCAGGTCGGGCTGGTCCGGGCGACGGTGTCCGACGAGCCCGGCCCGCCGGTCGAGCTGTGGGCCACCCGGGCGTTGCACCGCGCGCGCCGGCACGCCGGGACCGACGGGCTGGACGAGACCGCGCGGCGGCTGTTCGGGGTGCACTGGGTCAGCGGCGCCGAGATCGGCGTCCGGCCGGCCGTCGTCGGCGTCACCAAGCAGGGCATGCTGGTCGAGGCATCGGCCGCGGACTGA